One segment of Carassius auratus strain Wakin unplaced genomic scaffold, ASM336829v1 scaf_tig00027954, whole genome shotgun sequence DNA contains the following:
- the LOC113079412 gene encoding lamin-A-like, with protein sequence METPGQKRNTRGGTTTVLSPNRITRLQEKEDLSNLNDRLAVYIDKVRSLEVENAGLRMRITESETEISRELSGMKAAYETELADARKTLDSVAKERARLQLELSKVREDYKELKARYVCRSWFTRHAGHSKPI encoded by the coding sequence ATGGAGACTCCAGGTCAGAAACGAAACACCCGCGGAGGGACAACCACCGTTCTGTCTCCCAACCGTATCACTCGGCTGCAGGAGAAAGAAGATCTAAGCAACCTGAACGACCGACTGGCGGTCTACATCGATAAGGTGCGCTCTCTAGAGGTGGAGAACGCAGGTCTGCGTATGCGCATCACAGAGTCGGAGACGGAGATCAGCCGCGAGCTGAGCGGCATGAAAGCGGCGTATGAGACTGAGCTGGCAGACGCTAGGAAGACTCTGGACTCGGTGGCCAAAGAACGAGCCCGACTGCAGCTGGAACTCAGCAAGGTGCGAGAGGACTACAAGGAGCTGAAGGCCAGGTATGTGTGCAGATCATGGTTTACACGTCATGCAggtcattctaaacccatatga